In Oncorhynchus clarkii lewisi isolate Uvic-CL-2024 unplaced genomic scaffold, UVic_Ocla_1.0 unplaced_contig_14002_pilon_pilon, whole genome shotgun sequence, a genomic segment contains:
- the LOC139403204 gene encoding amyloid beta precursor protein binding family B member 2-like has product MMSIDVANRNGPALTPPASLSLRSSHNRDVSGGDVTRLGWATFPKCRKKYCLTSIQSAMGLSDVTLPPSSSTPNKLAKNGLNALRKAAERHGQHDHNKNTTPDPDSTTAERHGQHDHNKNTTPDPDSTTAERHGQHDHNKNTTPDPDSTTAERHGQHDHSKNTTPDPDSTTAERHGQHDHNKNTTPDPDSTTAERHGQHDHNKNTTPDPDSTTAERHGQHDHSKNTTPDPDSTTAERHGQHDHNKNTTPDPDSTTAERHGQHDHNKNTTPDPDSTTAERHGQHDHNKNTTPDPDSTTAERHGQHDHSKNTTPDPDSTTAERHGQHDHSKNTTPDPDSTTAERHGHDHSKNTTPDPDSTTAERHGQHDHSKNTTPDPDSTTAERHGQHDHNKNTTPDPDSTTAERHGQHDHNKNTTPDPDSTTAERHGQHDHNKNTTPDPDSTTAERHGQHDHNKNTTPDPDSTTEDCNTNNETVNEDILTKMNLDPDTKTHLDLKTNVNSDLDLKTNVNSDLDLKTNVNSDLESITNVTDDGDDISILSEKEVEMKIEEEERIEEEEAERRIEEERIEEDEEERIEGEEAERRIEEERIEEDEEKRIEEDEEERIEEDEERIEDEEEEREEEEKMEEERRPLLKSENQVKAPDQVSHPDLHPSFRLLKSVKDSPYPPPPSTPRHSSPEETPPLPSSSSSSSILSYSSSSSSSPLRQKDSVVEVKTDCVVIRIQDMNSPGWSSLSQENTSPPLPDIWSDHQGCQTEGDLPPGWKRITDKADIYYWHIPSGATQWERPAPRDPLTRQEGSSLGDTTSASPPPDHQPRSSSLHEPDHSEPHMEDIKKQLWGDVGAVSRGKIDSEVWKDLQAATVNPDPSLKEFEGATLRYASLRIPLPLEEEESNSDPEAKCFAVQSLGWVEMAEEDLSPGKSSVAVNNCIRQLSYCKSNIRDTVGIWGEGQDMYLVLVNNMLNLVDPTDRCLGNVLHSQPIASIRVWGVGRDNVRDFAYVARDKDTRILKCHVFRCDTPAKAIATSLHLICSRIMSERKHAKALSGALSGALSGGVSLHDRMQSGLDLPLQAEFPTPKTELVQRFRLLYLGMKPVDRPIGMDILNGAIDSLIGSSSREEWKAVNLNVADATLIISNNQEEEVLVECRVRFLSFMGVGRDIHCFAFIMDGGGQRYECHVFWCEPNAGLLSEAVQAACMLRYQKCLLAHPPSQRSLPSCGRGSSSLGSGGGNRGNGGVKRGVLSLIDTLKQKGPLPHQSNHGN; this is encoded by the exons ATGATGTCAATAGACGTGGCCAATAGGAACGGCCCTGCCCTGACTCCTCCCGCCTCACTCAGCCTTCGTTCCTCCCACAATCGTGATGTCAGTGGCGGTGATGTCACCAGGCTGGGTTGGGCCACGTTTCCTAAGTGTCGTAAGAAGTATTGTCTGACCAGCATCCAGAGTGCAATGGGGCTGAGTGATGTAACTCTTCCTCCGTCGTCGTCGACTCCCAACAAACTGGCCAAGAACGGGCTGAACGCCCTGCGCAAAGCAGCCGAACGACATggacaacatgaccacaacaagAACACAACCCCTGACCCCGACTCAACCACAGCTGAACGACATggacaacatgaccacaacaagAACACAACCCCTGACCCCGACTCAACCACAGCTGAACGACATggacaacatgaccacaacaagAACACAACCCCTGACCCCGACTCAACCACAGCTGAACGACATGGACAACATGACCACAGCAAGAACACAACCCCTGACCCCGACTCAACCACAGCTGAACGACATggacaacatgaccacaacaagAACACAACCCCTGACCCCGACTCAACCACAGCTGAACGACATggacaacatgaccacaacaagAACACAACCCCTGACCCCGACTCAACCACAGCTGAACGACATGGACAACATGACCACAGCAAGAACACAACCCCTGACCCCGACTCAACCACAGCTGAACGACATggacaacatgaccacaacaagAACACAACCCCTGACCCCGACTCAACCACAGCTGAACGACATggacaacatgaccacaacaagAACACAACCCCTGACCCCGACTCAACCACAGCTGAACGACATggacaacatgaccacaacaagAACACAACCCCTGACCCCGACTCAACCACAGCTGAACGACATGGACAACATGACCACAGCAAGAACACAACCCCTGACCCCGACTCAACCACAGCTGAACGACATGGACAACATGACCACAGCAAGAACACAACCCCTGACCCCGACTCAACCACAGCTGAACGACATGGACATGACCACAGCAAGAACACAACCCCTGACCCCGACTCAACCACAGCTGAACGACATGGACAACATGACCACAGCAAGAACACAACCCCTGACCCCGACTCAACCACAGCTGAACGACATggacaacatgaccacaacaagAACACAACCCCTGACCCCGACTCAACCACAGCTGAACGACATggacaacatgaccacaacaagAACACAACCCCTGACCCCGACTCAACCACAGCTGAACGACATggacaacatgaccacaacaagAACACAACCCCTGACCCCGACTCAACCACAGCTGAACGACATggacaacatgaccacaacaagAACACAACCCCTGACCCCGACTCAACCACAGAGGACTGCAATACAAACAATGAAACCGTCAATGAGGACATCCTCACCAAGATGAACCTCGACCCCGACACCAAGACACATCTGGATCTGAAAACTAACGTGAACTCAGATCTGGATCTGAAAACTAACGTGAACTCAGACCTGGATCTGAAAACTAACGTGAACTCAGACCTGGAAAGCATCACGAACGTGACAGACGACGGGGATGACATCAGCATCCTGTCTGAGAAGGAAGTGGAGATGaaaatagaggaggaggagaggatagaggaggaagaggcggagaggaggatagaggaggagaggatagaggaggacgaggaggagaggatagagggggaagaggcggagaggaggatagaggaggagaggatagaggaggacgaggagaagaggatagaggaggacgaggaggagaggatagaggaggacgaggag aggatagaggatgaagaggaggagagggaagaggaggagaagatggaggaggagaggaggcctcTGTTGAAGAGTGAGAACCAGGTCAAAGCTCCAGACCAGGTGAGCCACCCAGACCTCCACCCCAGCTTTAGGCTCCTCAAATCGGTTAAAGACTCTCCGTATCCCCCTCCTCCATCCACACCCAGACACAGCAGTCCTGAAgaaacccctcccctcccctcctcctcctcttcctcctctatcctctcctactcgtcctcctcctcctcctctcctctgaggcagAAGGATAGTGTTGTAGAGGTGAAGACAGACTGTGTTGTAATCAGGATCCAGGACATGAACTCTCCTGGCTGGTCCTCTCTGTCTCAGGAGAacacctcacctcccctcccag ATATCTGGAGTGATCATCAGGGCTGTCAGACAGAAGGGGACCTTCCTCCAGGATGGAAGAGGATTACAGACAAGGCTGATATCTACTACTGGCATATCCCTAGTGGAGCCACACAGTGGGAGAGACCAGCGCCCAGAGACCCTCTCACCAGACAGGAGGGCTCTAGCCTGGGGGACACCACCTCAGCCTCCCCACCTCCAGACCACCAG cctCGCTCATCCTCTCTACATGAACCTGATCATTCTGAACCTCACATGGAAGATATCAAG aagcagCTGTGGGGTGATGTTGGAGCTGTGAGTAGGGGAAAGATTGATAGTGAGGTTTGGAAG GACCTGCAGGCGGCCACGGTGAACCCTGACCCCAGCTTGAAGGAGTTTGAGGGAGCTACGCTCAGATATGCATCGctacg gatccCTCTCCCACTGGAAGAGGAGGAGTCTAACAGTGACCCTGAGGCCAAG tgttttgcggTGCAGTCTCTGGGTTGGGTAGAGATGGCAGAAGAGGACCTGTCGCCAGGGAAGAGTAGTGTTGCCGTTAACAACTGTATCCGACAGCTATCCTACTGCAAGAGCAACATCAGAGACACGGTCGGCATctggggagag ggtCAGGACATGTATCTGGTTCTGGTGAACAACATGTTGAACCTGGTTGATCCTACGGACCGTTGTCTTGGCAACGTGCTTCATTCTCAGCCAATAGCAAGCATTCGTGTCTGGGGGGTCGGCCGTGACAATGTCAG ggACTTTGCGTACGTAGCGAGGGATAAGGACACCAGGATTCTGAAGTGTCATGTGTTCCGTTGTGACACGCCAGCTAAAGCCATCGCTACCAGCCTCCACCTCATCTGCTCTAGG ATCATGTCAGAGCGTAAGCATGCTAAAGCGTTATCAGGGGCGTTGTCAGGGGCGTTGTCAGGGGGCGTGTCTCTACACGACAGAATGCAGTCAGGACTAGACCTCCCACTACaag cagaGTTCCCCACTCCAAAGACAGAGTTGGTCCAGAGGTTCCGGCTGCTGTATCTGGGTATGAAGCCAGTAGACAGACCTATAG GTATGGACATATTGAACGGGGCGATAGACAGTCTGATTGGTTCTTCCAGTAGAGAGGAGTGGAAAGCTGTTAACCTCAACGTGGCTGATGctaccctcattatcagcaacAACCAG